The Pseudomonas kermanshahensis genome includes a window with the following:
- the dapE gene encoding succinyl-diaminopimelate desuccinylase — translation MTAPAELSPTLQLACDLIRRPSVTPVDADCQAQMMNRLGAVGFQLEPMRIEDVDNFWASHGNQDGPVLCFAGHTDVVPTGPVQQWQHEPFEALIDADGMLCGRGAADMKGSLASMVVASERFVRDYPDHRGKVAFLITSDEEGPAHHGTKAVVERLKARNERLDWCIVGEPSSTTLLGDVVKNGRRGSLGAKLTVRGKQGHVAYPHLARNPIHLAAPALAELAAEHWDEGNAFFPPTSFQISNLNSGTGATNVVPGELTALFNFRFSTESTVEGLQQRVAAILDKHQLDWSVDWALSGLPFLTEPGELLDAVSASIKAVTDRDTQPSTSGGTSDGRFIATMGTQVVELGPVNATIHQVDERILASDLDLLTEIYYQTLVRLLA, via the coding sequence ATGACGGCCCCTGCCGAGCTCTCGCCTACCCTTCAACTGGCCTGCGACCTGATCCGTCGCCCCTCGGTCACCCCCGTCGATGCCGACTGCCAGGCGCAAATGATGAATCGCCTGGGCGCCGTGGGCTTCCAGCTCGAACCCATGCGCATCGAAGACGTCGACAACTTCTGGGCCAGCCATGGCAACCAGGACGGCCCGGTGCTGTGCTTCGCCGGCCATACCGACGTGGTGCCGACCGGCCCGGTGCAGCAGTGGCAGCACGAGCCGTTCGAAGCGCTGATCGATGCCGATGGCATGCTCTGCGGCCGTGGCGCCGCCGACATGAAAGGCAGCCTGGCGTCGATGGTGGTGGCCAGCGAGCGCTTCGTGCGCGACTACCCCGACCACCGTGGCAAGGTCGCTTTCCTGATCACCAGCGACGAAGAGGGCCCGGCCCACCACGGCACCAAGGCCGTGGTCGAGCGCCTGAAAGCACGCAACGAGCGCCTGGACTGGTGCATCGTCGGTGAGCCTTCGAGCACCACCCTGCTCGGCGACGTGGTCAAGAACGGCCGCCGCGGCTCGCTGGGCGCCAAATTGACTGTGCGTGGCAAGCAAGGCCATGTGGCCTACCCGCACCTGGCGCGCAACCCGATCCACCTCGCCGCCCCCGCCCTGGCAGAACTGGCGGCCGAGCATTGGGACGAAGGCAACGCGTTCTTCCCGCCAACCAGCTTCCAGATCTCCAACCTCAATTCCGGCACTGGCGCCACCAACGTGGTACCCGGCGAGCTGACTGCGCTGTTCAACTTCCGTTTCTCTACCGAGTCGACGGTCGAAGGCCTGCAGCAGCGGGTGGCGGCAATCCTCGACAAGCATCAGCTTGACTGGAGCGTCGACTGGGCGCTGTCCGGCCTGCCTTTCCTTACCGAGCCGGGCGAATTGCTCGATGCGGTGTCGGCCAGCATCAAGGCCGTCACCGACCGGGATACCCAGCCGTCCACCAGCGGCGGTACTTCCGATGGCCGGTTCATCGCCACCATGGGCACCCAGGTGGTCGAGCTCGGCCCGGTCAACGCCACCATTCACCAGGTCGATGAGCGCATCCTGGCCAGCGACCTCGACCTGCTGACCGAGATCTACTACCAGACCCTGGTCCGGTTGCTCGCCTGA
- the plsB gene encoding glycerol-3-phosphate 1-O-acyltransferase PlsB, which translates to MTRSPLRRLIFGALRRLLYLWVRSETINQSSLTLKLDRSRPVFYALPSPSLTDLAVLDRECTKAGLPRPVLPVAVGTLHEPAAFFYLTPDPDWLGRQDKSGAPPTLERLVAAVTQHAEEDAQIIPVSVFWGQSPASESSPWKLLFADSWAVTGRLRRLLTVLILGRKTRVQFSAPIHLRELVQHNKGHERTVRMAQRLMRVHFRNLKTAVIGPDISHRRNLVKGLVHAPQVRQAISDEAEREGIPLAKAEAQALRYGNEIASDYTYTAIRFLEVVLSWFWNKIYDGIKVNHIEQVQGIAPGHEVIYVPCHRSHIDYLLLSYLLFRNGLTPPHVAAGINLNMPVVGSLLRRGGAFFMRRTFKGNPLYTAVFNEYLHTLFSKGFPVEYFVEGGRSRTGRMLQPRTGMLAITLRSFLRSSRTPIVFVPVYIGYERVLEGRTYLGELRGASKKKESIFDIFKVFSALKQRFGQVYVNFGEPIRLAGFLDEQQPGWREQDHGPQFRPAWLNQATSRLGDTVARHLNEAAAINPVNLVALALLSTSRHALDERALSRVLDLYLSLLRKVPYSPHTTLPEGDGLALIEHVKGMKLLSEQKDALGRILYLDEADAVLMTYYRNNVLHIFALPALLASFFLSSSRMSRELLGQYVRALYPYLQTELFLRWAPEQLEEVIDQWLAALVEQGLLRQENDVYLRPAPSSRPFVLLTLLARNITQTLQRFYMATSLLLNSGQHTLSAEALEDLCVMMAQRLSILHGLNAPEFFDKTLFRHFIQTLIEQGVLQADAQGKLGYHDKLAEVAEAVAKRVLSAELRLSIRQVALHRDDSLETSAL; encoded by the coding sequence ATGACCCGTTCCCCCCTGCGCCGCCTGATCTTCGGCGCCCTGCGTCGCCTGTTGTACCTGTGGGTGCGCTCCGAGACCATCAACCAGTCGTCGCTGACGCTCAAGCTCGACCGCAGCCGCCCGGTGTTCTATGCCCTGCCGTCGCCCTCGCTGACCGACCTGGCAGTACTCGACCGCGAGTGCACCAAGGCAGGGCTGCCACGCCCGGTGCTGCCGGTGGCCGTGGGCACCCTGCACGAGCCGGCCGCGTTCTTTTACCTGACGCCCGACCCCGACTGGCTGGGCCGCCAGGACAAAAGCGGCGCCCCGCCCACCCTCGAACGCCTGGTCGCGGCCGTGACCCAGCACGCCGAGGAAGACGCGCAGATCATTCCGGTGAGTGTGTTCTGGGGCCAAAGCCCCGCCAGTGAGTCCAGCCCCTGGAAGTTGCTGTTCGCCGACAGCTGGGCGGTCACCGGGCGCCTGCGCCGGCTGCTGACCGTGCTGATCCTGGGGCGCAAGACGCGTGTGCAGTTCTCTGCACCGATCCACCTGCGTGAACTGGTACAGCACAACAAGGGCCACGAGCGCACCGTGCGCATGGCCCAGCGCCTGATGCGCGTGCACTTCCGTAACCTCAAGACAGCCGTGATCGGCCCGGACATCTCGCACCGACGCAACCTGGTCAAGGGCCTGGTGCATGCGCCACAGGTACGCCAGGCCATCAGCGACGAAGCCGAGCGCGAGGGCATCCCCCTGGCCAAGGCCGAAGCCCAGGCGCTGCGCTATGGCAACGAGATCGCCTCGGACTACACCTACACCGCGATCCGCTTCCTCGAAGTGGTGCTCAGCTGGTTCTGGAACAAGATCTACGACGGCATCAAGGTCAACCACATCGAGCAGGTGCAAGGCATCGCCCCGGGCCACGAAGTGATCTACGTGCCCTGCCACCGCAGCCACATCGACTACCTGCTGCTGTCGTACCTGTTGTTCCGCAACGGCCTCACCCCGCCGCACGTGGCGGCTGGCATCAACCTCAACATGCCGGTCGTCGGTAGCCTGCTGCGCCGTGGCGGGGCGTTCTTCATGCGCCGCACTTTCAAGGGCAACCCGCTTTATACCGCCGTGTTCAACGAGTACCTGCACACGTTGTTCAGCAAAGGGTTCCCGGTGGAATACTTCGTCGAAGGCGGCCGTTCGCGCACCGGGCGCATGCTACAACCGCGTACCGGCATGCTGGCAATCACCCTGCGCAGCTTCCTGCGCTCGTCGCGCACGCCCATCGTCTTCGTGCCGGTGTACATCGGCTATGAGCGCGTGCTCGAAGGCCGCACCTACCTGGGCGAACTGCGCGGCGCGAGCAAGAAGAAGGAGTCGATCTTCGACATCTTCAAGGTCTTCAGTGCCCTGAAGCAGCGCTTTGGCCAGGTCTACGTCAACTTCGGCGAGCCGATCCGCCTGGCGGGCTTCCTCGACGAGCAGCAACCCGGCTGGCGTGAACAGGACCACGGCCCACAGTTCCGCCCGGCCTGGCTCAACCAGGCCACTTCACGCCTGGGCGACACCGTGGCGCGCCACCTCAACGAGGCCGCGGCGATCAACCCGGTCAACCTGGTGGCCTTGGCGCTGCTGTCCACCAGCCGCCACGCCCTCGACGAACGTGCCCTGAGCCGCGTACTGGACCTGTATCTGTCGCTGTTGCGCAAAGTGCCGTATTCGCCCCACACCACCTTACCGGAGGGGGATGGCCTGGCCTTGATCGAGCATGTGAAGGGTATGAAGCTGCTGTCCGAGCAGAAGGACGCCTTGGGCCGCATCTTGTACCTGGATGAAGCCGATGCGGTATTGATGACCTATTACCGCAACAACGTCCTGCACATCTTCGCCCTGCCGGCCTTGTTGGCCAGCTTCTTCCTCAGCAGCTCACGCATGAGCCGCGAACTGCTTGGCCAGTATGTCCGGGCGCTGTACCCGTACCTGCAAACCGAGTTGTTCCTGCGCTGGGCGCCGGAACAACTGGAGGAGGTGATAGACCAGTGGCTGGCAGCACTGGTCGAGCAAGGGCTGTTGCGCCAGGAAAACGATGTCTACCTGCGCCCGGCACCGAGCTCTCGGCCGTTCGTACTGCTGACATTGCTGGCCCGCAATATCACCCAGACCTTGCAGCGCTTCTACATGGCCACTTCGCTGTTGCTCAACAGCGGCCAGCACACCTTGAGTGCCGAAGCGTTGGAAGACCTCTGCGTGATGATGGCCCAGCGCCTGTCGATTCTGCATGGCCTCAACGCCCCGGAATTCTTCGACAAGACCCTGTTCCGCCACTTCATCCAGACGTTGATCGAGCAAGGCGTGCTGCAAGCAGACGCGCAAGGCAAGCTGGGCTACCACGACAAGCTCGCCGAGGTGGCCGAAGCAGTAGCCAAGCGCGTGTTGTCGGCGGAGTTACGCTTGTCGATCCGCCAAGTCGCCTTGCACCGCGACGACTCCCTGGAAACTTCGGCCCTCTGA
- a CDS encoding DUF4197 domain-containing protein produces MIRSSLRFTTLCAGLLLSASALALSLGDLSQKDATGGLKDALTQGAQIAVKQLSTPGGFNNNPDVRIELPGNLGKAAKAMKMFGKGDQVDALETSMNKAAEAAVPQAQAILVDAVKNMSVTDAKGILSGGDDSATQYLNKSSREQIRAKFLPIVKQATDKVGLAQQYNNFAGQAVALGVVDAKSASIENYVTEKALDGLFEMIGKQEHSIRQNPAEAATSLAKKVFGVL; encoded by the coding sequence ATGATTCGCTCTTCCCTGCGTTTCACCACCCTGTGCGCCGGCTTGCTGCTGTCTGCCAGTGCCCTGGCGCTGTCGCTGGGCGACCTGTCCCAGAAGGACGCCACCGGTGGCCTGAAAGACGCGCTGACCCAAGGCGCGCAGATTGCCGTCAAGCAACTGAGCACCCCAGGCGGTTTCAACAACAACCCGGACGTGCGCATCGAACTGCCGGGCAACCTTGGCAAGGCCGCCAAAGCCATGAAGATGTTCGGCAAGGGTGACCAGGTCGACGCCTTGGAAACCAGCATGAACAAGGCCGCCGAGGCTGCCGTGCCACAAGCCCAGGCGATCCTGGTCGATGCTGTCAAGAACATGAGCGTGACCGATGCCAAGGGCATCCTCAGCGGTGGCGACGATTCGGCCACCCAGTACCTGAACAAGAGCAGCCGCGAACAGATCCGCGCCAAGTTCCTGCCGATCGTCAAGCAAGCCACCGACAAGGTGGGCCTGGCCCAGCAGTACAACAACTTTGCCGGGCAAGCGGTGGCCTTGGGCGTGGTCGACGCCAAGAGCGCCAGCATCGAGAACTACGTGACCGAAAAGGCGCTGGATGGCCTGTTCGAGATGATCGGCAAGCAAGAACACAGCATTCGCCAGAACCCGGCCGAGGCAGCTACCAGCCTGGCCAAGAAGGTCTTCGGCGTTCTGTGA
- a CDS encoding efflux RND transporter permease subunit: MGFNLSAWALRNRQIVLFLMILLAAIGAMSYTKLGQSEDPPFTFKAMVVRTLWPGATAEEVSRQVTERIEKKLMETGEYERIVSFSRPGESQVTFMARDSLHSKDIPELWYQIRKKVADIRHTLPPEVQGPFFNDEFGTTFGNIYALTGAGFDYAVLKDYADRIQVQLQRVKDVGKVELVGLQDEKIWIELSNLKLATLGVPLEAVQQALQAQNAVSTAGFFETPSERLQLRVSGRFDSVEQIRQFPIRVGDRTFRIGDVAEVHRGFNDPPAPRMRFMGEDAIGLAVSMKDGGDILVLGKALEAEFERLASNLPAGMELRKVSDQPAAVKAGVGEFVQVLAEALVIVLLVSFFSLGLRTGLVVALAIPLVLAMTFAAMHYFGIGLHKISLGALVLALGLLVDDAIIAVEMMAIKMEQGYDRLKAASYAWSSTAFPMLTGTLITAAGFLPIATAASSTGEYTRSIFQVVTIALLTSWVAAVVFVPYLGERLLPDLAKLHAARHGSDGHAPDPYATPFYQRVRRVVEWCVRRRKTVILLTLAAFVGSILLFRFVPQQFFPASGRPELMVDLKLAEGASLANTAERVKQLEALLKQQDGIDNYVAYVGTGSPRFYLPLDQQLPAASFAQFVVLAKSMDDRERLRSWLITTMDQQFPELRGRVTRLENGPPVGYPVQFRVTGEHIEKARALAREVADKVRENPHVVNVHLDWEEPSKAVFLEIDQDRARALGVSTAQLSSFLQSSLTGTTVSQYREDNELIEILLRGTHKERSELTNLGSLALPTDNGQSVALSQVATLEYGFEEGIIWHRNRLPTVTVRADIYDKEQPATLVRQIEPTLQAIKAKLPDGYLLEVGGTVEDSERGQKSVNAGMPLFIVVVLSLLMIQLRSFSRTVMVFLTAPLGLIGVTLFLLVFRQPFGFVAMLGTIALAGMIMRNSVILVDQIEQDIAAGMARWQAIIEATVRRFRPIVLTALAAVLAMIPLSRSVFYGPMAVAIMGGLIVATALTLLFLPALYAAWFRVRKD; this comes from the coding sequence ATGGGTTTCAACCTTTCCGCCTGGGCGCTGCGCAATCGCCAGATCGTACTGTTCCTGATGATCCTGCTGGCTGCCATTGGCGCCATGTCCTACACCAAGCTGGGCCAGAGCGAGGACCCGCCGTTCACCTTCAAGGCCATGGTCGTGCGCACCCTGTGGCCCGGCGCCACCGCCGAAGAAGTGTCGCGCCAGGTCACCGAGCGCATCGAAAAGAAACTGATGGAGACCGGCGAGTACGAGAGGATCGTCTCGTTCTCCCGCCCGGGCGAGTCGCAGGTGACCTTCATGGCCCGCGATTCGCTGCACTCCAAGGACATCCCCGAGCTGTGGTACCAGATCCGCAAAAAGGTCGCGGACATCCGGCACACCCTGCCACCGGAAGTGCAGGGCCCGTTTTTCAATGACGAGTTCGGCACCACATTCGGCAACATCTATGCGCTGACCGGCGCGGGCTTTGACTACGCGGTGCTCAAGGATTACGCCGACCGTATCCAGGTCCAGCTGCAGCGGGTCAAAGACGTCGGCAAGGTCGAGCTGGTCGGGCTACAGGACGAGAAAATCTGGATCGAGCTGTCCAACCTCAAGCTGGCAACCCTTGGGGTGCCGCTGGAGGCTGTCCAACAGGCCCTGCAGGCGCAGAACGCGGTGAGCACCGCCGGCTTCTTCGAAACCCCCAGCGAGCGCCTGCAATTGCGGGTGAGCGGGCGCTTTGACAGCGTCGAGCAGATCCGCCAGTTCCCGATTCGCGTGGGCGATCGCACCTTCCGCATCGGCGACGTTGCCGAGGTGCACCGCGGCTTTAACGACCCGCCCGCACCGCGCATGCGCTTCATGGGTGAGGACGCCATCGGCCTGGCCGTCTCGATGAAGGACGGTGGCGACATCCTGGTACTGGGCAAGGCCCTGGAGGCCGAGTTCGAACGCCTGGCGAGCAACCTGCCGGCGGGCATGGAGCTGCGCAAGGTCTCGGACCAGCCGGCGGCGGTCAAGGCGGGCGTCGGTGAGTTCGTCCAAGTACTGGCCGAGGCGTTAGTCATCGTGCTGTTGGTGAGCTTCTTCTCCCTGGGCCTGCGCACCGGGCTGGTGGTGGCGTTGGCCATCCCGTTGGTACTGGCCATGACCTTTGCCGCCATGCATTACTTTGGCATCGGCTTGCACAAGATATCGCTCGGCGCCCTGGTGCTGGCGCTGGGCCTGCTGGTGGATGATGCGATCATTGCCGTGGAAATGATGGCGATCAAGATGGAGCAGGGCTACGACCGGCTCAAGGCGGCGAGCTATGCCTGGAGCAGCACGGCCTTCCCGATGCTCACCGGCACCCTGATCACCGCGGCGGGCTTCCTGCCTATCGCCACGGCGGCCTCCAGTACCGGCGAATACACCCGCTCGATCTTCCAGGTGGTGACCATTGCGCTGTTGACCTCCTGGGTCGCTGCGGTGGTGTTCGTGCCGTACCTGGGCGAGCGGCTGCTGCCAGACCTGGCCAAGCTGCATGCGGCGCGGCACGGCAGTGATGGGCACGCACCCGACCCGTATGCCACGCCGTTCTACCAACGCGTGCGGCGGGTGGTGGAGTGGTGCGTGCGGCGGCGTAAGACGGTCATCCTGCTGACCCTCGCGGCGTTTGTCGGCAGCATTCTGTTGTTCCGTTTCGTGCCGCAGCAGTTCTTCCCGGCCTCCGGGCGCCCGGAGCTGATGGTCGACCTGAAACTGGCCGAAGGCGCGTCGCTGGCCAACACCGCCGAGCGGGTCAAGCAACTGGAAGCACTGCTCAAGCAGCAGGACGGCATCGACAATTACGTGGCCTATGTGGGCACCGGTTCGCCGCGCTTCTATCTGCCACTGGACCAGCAACTGCCGGCCGCCAGCTTTGCCCAGTTCGTGGTGCTGGCCAAGTCGATGGATGACCGTGAGCGCCTGCGCAGCTGGCTGATCACTACCATGGACCAGCAGTTCCCCGAGCTGCGCGGCCGCGTCACACGCCTGGAGAACGGCCCACCCGTGGGCTATCCGGTGCAGTTCCGGGTGACCGGCGAGCACATCGAGAAGGCCCGTGCGCTGGCCCGCGAGGTGGCCGACAAGGTGCGTGAGAACCCGCATGTGGTGAACGTGCACCTGGACTGGGAAGAGCCGAGCAAAGCGGTGTTCCTGGAGATCGACCAGGACCGCGCGCGCGCCCTCGGCGTCAGCACCGCGCAGTTGTCCAGCTTCTTGCAGAGCTCGCTGACCGGGACCACGGTCAGCCAGTACCGCGAAGACAACGAATTGATCGAAATCCTGCTGCGCGGCACGCACAAGGAACGCAGCGAACTGACCAACCTCGGCAGCCTGGCGTTGCCCACCGACAATGGCCAGAGCGTGGCGCTGTCGCAGGTGGCGACCCTGGAGTACGGCTTCGAGGAGGGCATCATCTGGCACCGTAACCGATTGCCAACGGTGACCGTGCGCGCCGACATCTATGACAAGGAACAGCCGGCAACGCTGGTGCGGCAGATCGAGCCGACGCTGCAGGCGATCAAGGCCAAGCTGCCGGATGGCTACCTGCTCGAGGTAGGTGGCACGGTGGAGGACTCGGAGCGGGGGCAGAAATCAGTGAATGCCGGCATGCCGCTGTTCATCGTAGTGGTGTTGAGTTTGCTGATGATCCAGCTGCGCAGCTTCTCGCGCACGGTGATGGTGTTCCTGACCGCGCCCTTGGGGCTGATTGGGGTGACCTTGTTCCTGCTGGTGTTCCGCCAGCCGTTCGGCTTCGTCGCCATGCTCGGCACCATTGCCCTGGCCGGGATGATCATGCGCAACTCGGTGATTCTGGTGGACCAGATCGAACAGGACATCGCGGCGGGCATGGCGCGTTGGCAGGCGATCATCGAGGCCACGGTACGGCGCTTCCGCCCGATCGTGCTGACCGCGCTGGCGGCGGTATTGGCGATGATCCCGTTGTCGCGCAGTGTGTTCTATGGGCCGATGGCGGTGGCGATCATGGGCGGGTTGATTGTTGCGACCGCGTTGACCCTGCTGTTCTTGCCGGCGCTGTATGCGGCGTGGTTCAGGGTCCGGAAAGACTGA
- a CDS encoding YbaY family lipoprotein, whose amino-acid sequence MKKLFMLCCASLLAACSNHTPSTQASLDGEVFYLQRIALPPTATLSVSLQDVSLMDAPAVTLASQAGPVKGNVPLPFHLTYDPAQVKPGHRYAISARIELDGKLLFINTEHHGVKLDGSDTQPVRIKVDQVR is encoded by the coding sequence ATGAAAAAGCTCTTTATGCTGTGTTGCGCATCCCTGCTTGCAGCCTGCTCCAACCACACTCCATCGACCCAGGCCAGCCTGGACGGCGAAGTCTTTTACCTGCAGCGCATCGCCCTGCCCCCAACCGCCACCCTCAGCGTGAGCTTGCAGGACGTGTCGCTGATGGACGCACCCGCAGTGACCCTGGCCAGCCAAGCCGGCCCGGTTAAAGGCAACGTGCCGCTGCCGTTCCACCTCACCTATGACCCGGCCCAGGTCAAGCCCGGCCACCGCTATGCGATCAGCGCGCGTATCGAGCTCGACGGCAAGCTGCTGTTCATCAACACCGAACACCACGGCGTGAAACTCGACGGCAGCGACACCCAGCCCGTGCGCATCAAGGTCGATCAGGTTCGCTAA
- a CDS encoding putative RNA methyltransferase → MLACPLCQAALSRLDNGVVCPAGHRFDRARQGYLNLLPVQHKNSRDPGDNQAMVEARRDFLDAGHYAPVAGRLAELAAERQPGAWLDIGCGEGYYTAQLAQALPDADGYALDISREAVKRACRRDPSVTWMVASMARVPLADASCQFIASVFSPLDWAEAKRLLSPGGGLMRVGPTSGHLMELREVLYDEVRPYADDKHLALVPDGMAHAHSETLEFRLSLAAPKARADLLAMTPHGWRASAEKRALVIDQAEPFEVTVSMRYDYFVRQD, encoded by the coding sequence ATGTTGGCCTGCCCCCTCTGCCAGGCAGCCCTGTCGCGGCTCGACAATGGCGTGGTGTGCCCTGCCGGCCACCGCTTCGACCGCGCCCGCCAGGGTTACCTGAACCTGCTGCCGGTGCAGCACAAGAACAGCCGCGACCCGGGTGACAACCAGGCCATGGTCGAAGCCCGTCGCGACTTCCTCGACGCCGGGCACTACGCCCCGGTGGCCGGTCGCCTGGCCGAACTCGCTGCCGAGCGCCAGCCGGGTGCGTGGCTGGACATCGGCTGCGGTGAAGGCTATTACACCGCGCAGCTGGCCCAAGCCCTGCCCGACGCCGACGGCTACGCCCTGGACATTTCTCGCGAAGCGGTCAAGCGCGCCTGCCGACGTGATCCGTCGGTCACCTGGATGGTCGCCAGCATGGCCCGCGTGCCCCTGGCCGACGCCAGCTGCCAGTTCATCGCCAGTGTGTTCAGCCCGCTGGACTGGGCCGAAGCCAAGCGCCTGCTCAGCCCTGGCGGTGGCCTGATGCGGGTCGGCCCGACCAGCGGCCACCTGATGGAGCTGCGTGAAGTGCTCTACGATGAAGTGCGCCCGTACGCCGACGACAAGCACCTGGCCCTGGTGCCGGACGGCATGGCCCATGCGCACAGCGAAACCCTTGAGTTCCGCTTGAGCCTGGCTGCGCCCAAGGCACGTGCCGACCTGCTGGCCATGACCCCGCACGGCTGGCGCGCCAGCGCCGAAAAACGGGCACTGGTGATCGACCAGGCCGAGCCGTTCGAGGTCACGGTTTCCATGCGTTATGACTATTTCGTGCGCCAAGACTGA
- a CDS encoding cold-shock protein, producing MSSRETGNVKWFNDAKGYGFIQREGGADVFVHYRAIRGEGHRTLVEGQQVEYACVQGQKGLQAEDVVGL from the coding sequence ATGTCGTCTCGTGAGACTGGGAATGTAAAGTGGTTCAACGATGCCAAGGGCTATGGCTTCATTCAGCGCGAAGGTGGTGCGGATGTGTTCGTCCATTATCGGGCGATCCGCGGTGAGGGGCATCGTACCCTGGTCGAAGGGCAACAGGTCGAGTACGCCTGCGTGCAGGGCCAGAAAGGCCTGCAAGCCGAGGACGTAGTAGGGCTCTGA